In Vicia villosa cultivar HV-30 ecotype Madison, WI linkage group LG7, Vvil1.0, whole genome shotgun sequence, the DNA window CTTCATATTAATACCTGTACCAAACTTGATAGCATTCCAGATATCAGGTTCTTTTTCCCTAGATAGATCAATGCACTTTGCATAGCAACCACCTTCAATGTTTGAGACACCGTCCTCACTCCAACAATGCTCATCATCTCCAATTAAATACCGATTCTGATCCGTTGAAAGAGTGGTTTTTCCAGTACCTAGTATAGACGatgataagaaaaagaaaaggttaaAAAATCATTGTAACTCTTTCGTTTAACTACGATAACCATTTTAAGGATTATCAACAATACTAGTGTGACCTGATATGTAATGTGTGTCAGACAAGCATTATTTAAAATATGGTTTTAAACGGTAGTCTGCAACCGCAATTGCGATTGTagaaggtatatatatatatacctgagAGTCCGAAGAAGAGAGCAACATCGCCATCTTTCCCCATATTGCAACCGGAGTGAAGCGAGAGGATTTTGCGCTTCGGCATGAGATAATGCATGAGACTAAAAAGACCCTTTTTCATTTCACCAGCATACTGTGTTCCAAGAATCACCATTTCTTTCCTTGCAAGATTAATATCAACGCTCGTTGAAGATGTCATGTAATGTGTATAACGATTACACGGAAACTGTCCTGCATTGTAAATAGTGAAATCCGGTGTTCCAAATTCCTCAAGCTCTGTAGGGGTTGGTCGAATGCACCTGCCAATACGCACATTCGGTTAAATTTCAGTCCACATTCGCAGTTACAGCGTGAGCACGCAAATAACAAAGTTAGAACTTACATgttgtgcataaaaagtgaatGATAAGCTCTAGCAGAAACAATCCTAACTTTGATTCTGTTCTCTAAGTCCCAGTTCAAGAATTGATCATTCACGAAAACCTGCAAATTCGATTATATCATTCTCTTAGAATCTTCTCCATTTCATATTCAATCTCAGTTGCATTTTTAGTTTAAAAGTGAGAAACGAGACCTTATCCAAAGAGTTCAAGTAATCAACGGCTCTTTCTCGATTCACCATGAAACTATGCTCATCCATCTCAATATTCGGAGAACCCCTTCAAAATATAACAGTTTTAGATAAAATTACACTGGCAGTCCCTTAACcgattttcaaattcaaactagTCCTTAAAATGAAAACGATGCTTACTTTCCCCACCAAAGGTCATTCTCAGTGAGGTCATCCTTCACCACACGCTTATCTTTCGGACACCGTCCAGTCTTGGCCCCTGAAAGCGTGGCCAAGGCTCCGGTTGAAGTTATGAACGAGCCTTTCTCGTACTTTATGGCTTGCTCATAAAGTTCTGCACCATTCTTCCACATTAGCATATAGTTTTGATATATAaaaattttgtgaaaagagaaagtaaaagagaaccTGCTGGGGAGAGATTGTAGAGAACATGAGTGAACTTGAGGGCACTGTCACTGACAGCAATGGTTGGTGTGATACGTTGGTGAGACACATGAGCAACTCTTTGTGTTTCTGATCTCAAAGCTGGATCTCCCTTCACTACCTTGGGTCCAGTTTCTCTTGTCAATGAAGCTAGAGATGCACTGTTTCATCAAATTAAATCATGtcattaatcatttaattattattattattattattattattattattattattattattattattattattattatttgcttAATATTTAGATATGTTTGCATACTATCTATTTTTTATAGTATGATCTTGATATGTTTGCATAGACATAATGAACATTCAAAAACATGAAAATTTGTTAGTCACAACACATACCTGATAGATTCAAGTCGTTGTTTGTGACGCTCTTCCCCGGAATAAGTATTTAAATCGACCTGAGATCCGGCCTTGGGGGTAACATTTTTCTTCCTTTGTAGTGAATGAAGCTCATCAATGGTGTTAGCCTTAACTGTTTGAACACTTCCCTCGTCGTCGATATTTTCCATTATAGCTTTGTCCTTGGTTGGCGACATCTTGCAATTATCTGTCGTTAACAAGACACACATCAACACACAAATTTATAACATGAGACTATGCCATGTAAGGTTTATTATGATTCAAAGTTACATAAAATTGTGACAATACATGCATGCATGTGTTACATAACTATGACCTATAAAGTACTGACACAGACACATGACACGGACACAGACATGTTTATGGACACGGTTTCCATTAGAAATATCTATGCAACAACAATGAGGGAATCATAACGTACCTAGTAATGAgatagagagaaagaaagaaattagAATGAGTACGAAAGAAAGTAGAAGGTTTTGATGTGGGTTTTAAACCTATGATCCCTAAGCTTAAGGGCTTAGAATAGATAATTTCCAACACATTATCCACCGGAAATGTTGTTTGGTTAGTTTCCATGGAAATTTCCAACACATTATCCACCGAAAATGTTGTTTGGTTAGTTTACATGGAAGTATTAATTGTCATCCGTAGACCTATTTTTGCAAAATGAATTTTATTGTaagtttaaatatttattctaaaTCTTAACTCTATCttttttttaatctaatggttttaattgataatttatattctcaagagagcaaattatttctaaaaaatattatacAAATAGAATCAACATCTTATAAATTTCAATCttataaactttattttaaaaaatattaatttagaatgtcaaatatatacataaaaaaaatagactttaaaaaattacttttaaattcGGGAAATAAACGAGTTGAACCTAATAAGATAAACCTAACGAGTTGAACcgagatgttcgtgaacttctaacaactCGAGTTTGAGCTGGAAAAAAAAGTTAGTGATGAGCTCAAACTCGAACTCATCAAATTCTTaatgagtcgagtttgagctgaaataAAAGTTCATGATTAGGGCTATTCGTGGTATAGTTCTTTAAGAAAATCAAAATGCAATGAACCAAACCACAACAAATAATTATAAGAACCGAACTGAACCGTTTAAATTTATTCAAAACGGAACTGAACCAAACAAATGATTAAGTATACCGGTTCTTAATTCTGaaccattattaatttttttaaattgtttttataagaaatatttttgatttttcaaaacaattttataagtgtttttttaaCACCAATATATATTACAAAGTATTTAAATTATAACAGGTTTATATTAAAATCATTGatctatttaaaattttaaaattatttaaaattttattattaggcCTTATATTACTTATATCATATTTTAGATTAATCTTTTAAAACCAACACATTAATAAAgacgtaaaaataaaatatattaacaagTGAACAGTATATAACAATGATATTCTATTTAATCGTTTTTTAAGAATGACACAATGTATAAAAATCACATTCTATttaattgtttttcaaagtttcgTAAGTAACAACAATGACATTCTATttaattgtttttcaaagtttcgTATGTAACAACAATGACATTCTATTTTAATGACATTTTTCAGAACCAACTAATTaagaaagctttttttttttatcacattTCATTTGTACATTTTCTCTCTAAAACAACattattgattatattttaaatcactAACACATTATCAATATTTCGAATATCCACTTAATTGAATCTTCTGTCCATTATCAATATTTAATATTACTGTTTAAAAAGAATCTAATTAAAATATACTGACAGTATAAAGATTTTTCACACTAtcaatgaatcacaaccattaatAAGTATAAAATGTTTGACTTTGATTTTAACTTCTtttaaagtaatacaattgaatatTGATGATGTAATGATGGTGTAAAAGTTTTTACACTAACACTGTATATCAATTAAActcgtttaaaaaaaattactactAAATAAATAACTTAAGTGTTGAAAAGGTTATTTATTTATGGATTAAGTTTAAATAaccttttatgtttaaaaaaagtttattaaaaaaGGTTACtactaaataatttaaataatttaaaaggaTAAACTTAATTCACTTAAAAGGATAAACATAAACTTAATTTAAAAGGTTACTACTAATATTGTTTAAATAATATTgaaagtgtggtgtcgttttctttacctccccatttcacttgagaggacggcacgctagacccttcacgcggaatttggaaggagaatgcgtccgtggcgggatgaattttgtttcagttcttcctacgatatcacacgaactttttaattatcctacgagtaggaaaggagaaaaagatctcaaataaaccctaggagtttgttaagtgtggggattcacctagactagaaattctggagtccgggaggtcggttatacatagggaagagtttaagcaccctacatatccgtagtactctacgggaaccttctctatgtcaatgtgattgtgtttgttgcttattattgggaaagtttctcctttgtgttaggagaaggaattaaattgaatttaaaaaaaagaagacagactgactattttttggttttttattagctcgctgagattccttgtgaacctcatgcctacatatccctaatggaagtcagagctttttgtagttcggagaactaattagggaaattaattatttttggtgccttgcttgaagctcggttgaagcttgaattaaatctctgtttacagtaaagagacatgaagtcatctttatagagaggtatttctactattccaccacaaacattataaagtgacagaaaagctgaattcatttcattaagagagggagcctacttggttgatcaagtatgacagccaacatgcctcttgaatgaaagaaggattctcatcaaattagggaaagtgtacaagtctgggtttgtttgcctcagagcatgcctttcaaagtcctaaatgggagaatgtttaaaattgaaattgaaattgaaattgaaatgtttgtttgtttgaatgtggtgagataggagaaatatctctctatagaaataaactatgtctatctattgtataaaagatttgactttagctggcttgtatgaggcccaagcttgaggcttttgattgatttattgttttattgactctgagagataactctactggggatggacttaaactaagaagtctttgtgttctgtacaaagcccagaattgaggctgactctagctggagagcatttatttgatggattttatttggtgttatgtacaaagcccagaattatgGCTGACTCTTTATtggggaagtcattatttcatgccttgtatgatgCCCAAGGTAGAGGCTGACTTTGACCAAAGATAAACAAATGTGGATCCTAGACTccgctaaggaagattaatgaagataagggtgacaaagactgtccatgtctctcattccaaaagggatgtgctcaatatgagattgagacaatcttagcttgtttagagtctggtttgaaaagtagaagaaactcaccagggtaggctaaaaggtaactaaagacctgttcctatgtttataagaaacctgatgggtccttgtatacaagctcaagaggaagctggaaatgcttttaagaagcctgtgggtccttgtacaaagcccaagaggaggctaatcgagggtcatcgagggtccttgttatagcacaagagaaagctatgtggttttgaacttattttggctttaagcaaatgggtaagagatttcaccgggaataattcctcttgggtggatgtatcctatttgggttctaaggcttttttcaagatgtttcaccgggaataattcatcttcagggtttgaactaaagatctctaattaggaaagagccttcaccgagaagacattctcaatcctaggacatagtcctataatatatgtatatatatatatatagtttaactgtcttaaggtttacactcagacatagttctaaacaatatataaacagtttatattttgacagtaattttaaataaagactgtaaattgaaagctataaagcctaacctggatggagtggaggcctttgaagatgtatgtacaaagccttaccagcaatttttgtaacagttgaatatttattataaacagttaaaggtttttgaaaacagaagaagtgaagatggacaaaggtcacataggtatctgaagagtttcaccgggaataatgcccttcaaataccagaagaatgttttgaaaacagaaagaagattttgtaaatacagtttttgaaaacaaactaagaaaagaaaaaggtgttgggacttacactctattagaggcccatggaTTTATTTAGTGTTTATGAAAACAATTGaggagatacaaggttttgttgtatgAAAACCTGGATCATCCGtgtgatcggagattgaaaatagttttaaaagtaaaaaaaacaaacttaattaaagtaaaggtgaaatctaaacctaattaagacctaaatggcttagggttttatcacaaagttATTCATACAATAATTAGGTAAAAAAACAAAGGAAAGCATATATTTGAAGTATTAAGGAAATACTtaaaatacatcattttaaacctaataaaaatgcaagaaataaataatatttttgtgatttttttgattattcataaaatagatatgttaattgacaagtgtatgaaaaatgaagagaaaatgatttaatttgaagtaTAAATCagatggttaaagttgtgaagaaattgaatgggaaaagtgataaaaaatatggttttgtctccaaaagggcttgaacccacgctctATAGGTCACCACTCGAAACACTTACCAACTGGCCCATGCGCGTGGCTTGTTAAACAAACACCTCCAACTCAATATATTTTATAACTAGTTCATAAATgagttgaaaaataaaatgatcaaaacaaaaggtctgagggggggatcgaaccccagacctaaggcaaggcaaagcTTTTGTAcacgcgctgtaaccattgggacactacgatgagttcgtaggttaaacacaaaccattcaaaatataataaacttagacctgggaattttgaaaaatggcgccatcaccatcatcgtcttcaacctcaagctctctcattttgaatttctgaactctttcaattctcaaccatttgcaaagatgtaaagagcaaacttgctctaaattcactcacgattccagatatatgactaacataaatttatattaactatatctactaaattaaacaaaatacgtgaagaaccctaaaattcaaaaataaaattaaatgatgatgctgatgaataaatgcatgagagtagagggcttttgatcctctaaTGACATTGCATAAACTGGTATCGAGCTTTATCAAAATAGGTAcgtgaattaaagaggtggagttcaaaaacttacctctgaaactgaaggtcgtgaggatgatggggagcacctgggcttgtatgaatgatcctaaaagcttccttggaactcaatgatgctaactgaatacttattgcaCCTTGATTGGAAAGTAGTGATTCTGCATTTACAGAtaggctgcgaccatctgaatagcttcaatgcatcctaaggaacatgtttggatgcttagaCTTGCTTGACACCCTTTGAATTATGCTAgagacctccaactgctcgatcttcaaaatgaaagtggctatggtgttcctccacttacaggagtgatccaggtgcttggataacctctaatgaacctctttgagatgttagaatgcttacttctcaaagaagagccctggtttgaagaaatcgattcttcttgccaaagaactttgaaaaaccataagcatgagagagagaaggagaaagaaaggaattaagttgctttggtgtgattaatactgaggtatgcacttgtatttataggcaaaatgttcagagcaattggagatagtaagcttgcttagtgaagtaagtttggtttcttaagcatgaagaaattcaaaactatccaaaatgcaatgatggccttTTCGAGCATTCTCCCTAGCCATTGATCCTtgctgatcttagggaacatttctgatttgTAGaagctttctattggcttaggagaagattccaattgatgaatcatcacttatcataaattctcaaaagtaatgattacataatcacatgttcttgctttagggaatcttcttcaatccttatgccatggtgaaaatgaatgcatgatatgtttgcagatgtattatgggtcatgtagcatccattagtgaggccatatgcacaaaattgcaaagtttcaaattgttcatgacctataatttcacttcatgaggccaactttgaacaagcataactcttagctcaaaatgaatttggagaaggttgagcacaatttggaaagctctaaacatctacttcaattcattagtttggggtttcttcagaatcatttgggaaaattgtgaaaaatgagcctaaagttggaagaaaactaggtcaaaaacacttggaaaaaatttctaagtttttaaggcctataacttccaaaacctaaatctctcaaatgattaatcttttgaaaaaagttgttatgtaatatgttgttttattttgcaagatctacaactttcatgttggaagttttttgagttgtgtaggtgaaattttgagttccataatgcccttaaaaaccctaattcctgactttttgatccatgatgaattttcttgaatttcttttgccaaatgactttaataatcatatattgatgatattgatcttaaaaagtcatggtttggccaaaaatcctaaaagtcaaagataatcttgtatagttgactttttcctaatgaagtgaaatcttggacttttgtgatgaatcaagttctcttcctcaaatgagtgatgtgaatggattatattgaggtaatggaagttcttgaaccatgttttgagttttggatccatatcctgattaaaagtcaactgtccaggtgaattaggttaaaatccctaattgtcgaccagatgtaattgatgactgtagatcttgaattgaagtgtaatgtccaatggataatgtcatatgaaccaattgaagatatttgaaccaattgatagatgtcatggagctttttagggtttcccaaatgtgatccctgattacaGTCCCtaatgggctcaaaaccctagattagtGAACTAAGCAAACATGGGCCCAGATgattgggtgtctaatcaatcataggtgaatagaatgaagctttttgagtcctatgattgtattagagactaatccttttattgattgatcctttgcctgagctcttttgtttctgaacatcctcgattaagcaccagatgaacaagtgactgttctgagtatctgttttgattctgatgaaaagcctgaaagtatgacatctcagggggggggggGTCAAGAGTAGGGTATGACAGAAAGATTACTACTAAACTTAAtccatatttaaatattattatttattagtaaTCTTCAGTCCAAGCTTAAtccataaataatttaaataacctTTACCGGAGGCGGATGTAAGTACTGTCATATGGGGGCTTAAGCCCCCACAAACTAATTTCCATTTTCTTTGacaatgttaaatattttttttgcctTTATATTAAGTTTGGAGAAGCAGGCTTGCCCCCACAATTTTTCAATGTTTGTTTCAATCCCTCACATTATGTGTTGTGtccaaaaattatattttattctagTGCCTTAATCTTGTATACTTTATAAAATTCAATGTTATATgagttatataattttattactttctttattatttgtaaaataaaatattatatttgttttcttttcattACATATCTTTTTCAAACACCAAAAAAATATAGTTGTTTTATGATATTTATATCAAGATTTTTATTCACCAAAACTTATATATGTTTTATTGttaataaattgaaaaaattgtAACGATTCATATcatagtatttattttataatttttggtaTAAAATTTGAGAAGAAttcgtattttaattaaataacggttattgaatttttatttttaattataatattttaaaatcttatttgtgtTAAAAACTATTTTACTCAATTATGTTATGTCCCCATTACATAAAATGTCTGGATCCGCCACTTTTACTAAATAAATATTTCTACTACTGTTTTAAAaagttaatatttaaataaactactagtgtgatacccgtccgaacgcacgggtacccgtcgtttttgcACATTTGGATTGAGGGAAATAAAAGGTGATGGTAAAAGATTACATtttagagaagagattaatataataataaaagatgAGTGAAAAACATAAATTCATTTTGAATAgtttgggcctaagttggtaacCTTCATATGGATAAAAAGTTGGTaacctaatatttttatttgagttaATAGAGTAGGATTAATATGCccaaaacaaataatattattattatgtaaTAATATAACATAATGGTATAAAGTGATGAAATAGAAACGTGAAACGTTGGTTGCTTCATAAAGTTTGAACGTGTTCCAAAACGTCCGTGTAATAGACAGCAGTGTGGTTTCCCAAAAGTTTCCAACAGTAAGATGTCAAGGCAAAGTCAGTATGTTCTTCGCATGAGGTTTGTGCATGTGTTGTAGTTGATGTTTGTTAATATGCTGGAAGTTTAATGTTGACTACTTATAATCTGTTTTGTTGTCGTCTTTGCAGATCACCTTATTGGTTGTCGTTGCAAACACCTTGGAAACGATTTGCCATTGAGAAGATTCTGAGTGCGTCATCTGAGAGGGATTTTGTTTGCAAGTAATGGAAGAAACATTATGATAGGTAAAGTTATGTTGTAGATGGTTGTAGGGGTTGCGAAATCGATGAAAATAATGAACTGAAACATGCAGTCTCATGTGGTGAAGGTGGAGTGAAAAGAAAATCTTCTTCTGTTGAAAGATTATATTTGGAGATCCATTACTCTGCAATCGAGGTCGAAAGGAAAGGGTAATACTatgattaaaattcattttgCATGTTATGATAGTAGATATTGATATATGAATGTTAACAGCTTGATGTTTAATTTAGGTGATAGTagtcattttttttgtttagaatACATAGTTGTACATAAGTTAGTGTGTTTTTGGTGGAAATTATGAACTTTTACATGAAGGGTTAAACACAGTTATGGAATTTATATGTTAATAACCTATATTTCAATTTGttatttgaatgttgatcgtgggCTGTGATGTTTGTAAAGTAATATAAGTGAATATTGATTCTGGGTTGTGGGATTTGTAAATGGATATTAATAAGAAATATTTGAATGTGTTACATGAAGGGTTTCTGACAATCTTAAAATTCATGAGTTACCTAAATGATTCGTGtgtatatttttgttttgaaggAATAATGGGGGGAGAACGGGTTGGTTGGTTTAAAAGATTTTGCAGTGCATGAGAATAGAAGTGAAGCATTGAGAGAGACGTCGGGCGTGGATAAATGGAAGAAAAAAGTTGTTGACGGGGTAGATATGTTGGAGGGGAATAATGAAGCTGGAGATATATTGAAGGACAAGAATAACGGTGGAAGGTGAGACAAAGGGAAGGATAAGTATGTAGGATCATCTTCTGCGGTTGTTGCAGAATGTGATGATGTGAAGGAATACATAACGATTTCTTCTGATAGCGAAAGGTAAAGGTGTTGTGAATTCAAAGTGAATATAGCACAATGATTTGAATTTAGAGTTTGTTATTTTGACATTGTGTTCTAAGTTTGTTGTTCATCTGCAGGCTATACAATCCTATTTATGAAGAACAACACGAAGAGTAATGGATGCATGAAGTAACTGATGCAAAAAAGATGCGGTCGAACATTTCGGTAAGAATAGTTTTAAGTCGACAtgttttattattaaaagttgtTAACATTTAGATGTAACTGATATTGTGTGTTAATGTGTCCAATAATTTCCAGTACATGTAATAAACAACTGCCTTCGTGGTAGAATTTCGAAGACAGTTCTATATGACGTGGACAACGGGTACCCGTATTACTGTGATGTGAAGAAGAGGCCGAAGAAAAAGGCGAAGTATTTGTGCGGAGAGTGGTTTGACTATGTAAGGGCAGCAGACTTGAAGGAAGGTGATAAACTCCACTTTGTCATCCAATACCCACCAGTGGAAGATATTATGGTTTCAGTGGAGCATAGTGCTGCAACTTCAGGAATTCGTTGATTTAGCAAGCTGTGATGGTTGATGAAGATAACATTGTGTAgttattttgttttttgtttgaattaaggGTTTGTGCTTTTATGTATTACCTTGATAGTGTTGTAGCAGTTGAAAGATTAAGATGTATGGATTTATGGATGTTTTTTAATTAAACCTAGATAGTTTGTTGGATGGTTTATATAATTTGAATGATTTATCATTAAAATTGAGAAGTATATTTGTTGGCCATGTTGCAGTAGCTGACTTTAtagtattatataaattatttagctTTAAATGTAGTGTTTGTGAGTTAGTAATGATTATTGTATTATATAAGCATTTTGGTTTGAATGTTTTAGTTGATGTGGACATTTGTTAATGGCGTAGAGTGTGAAATAGAAATATCATAAAGTGTTAGTGTGAACCattgttgaaattttgaagaaaaaatttcagaacagtcacttgtttACCTAGTACTCAGTCGAGGGtgtccaaggacaagaagctcaggcaaaggatcaatcaataagaaaatgatctctaatacaatcataggactcaaaatgaTTCATTCATCCACCTATGATGATCagacaccagtcatcaggacttaggtttgctcaggtcaccaaactagggttttgagcccatcaaggactaaaatcagggcccacatctgggaaaccctaaaaagctacagggcatcactcaaagtgtTTAATCATCCTTAAATGAACCCTATGTCAATATCCAATGGGAGTTGTACTTCAATTCAGaggccacagtcatcaatttcatctggcctacaattagggtttttgacctaattcacctagacagttgacttttaatcaggacatagtTCCACAACTCAAGAaatggctcaagaacttctattacctcaatatgttccattcatatcattcatttgaggaggatagcttgattcatctAAAATCTCCAGGAATTTCAATTCattagaaaaagtcaactgtagaagccacctttgactttttgagtGTTTAGTCAACCATGGGCTTTTGAAGATTGAAATCATAAATATGTGTTTATTGAAGCCATTTgaccaaggaaaatcaagaaaatcaatcaagaatcaaaaggttaaAGATTGAGTTTTCCATActttgaaatttttctaagtattttaaggtctttttttctaaactttggaagagaatatcttaaaatttcaagtacaaactgaaaaaaaaaaaaacttccaacatcaaagctgtagattttgatccaatgaaaaactttgtgaaatataatttttttgctaaaaatcaaccattgaagagatttggagcttcaaagttgttgCCCAACCAAGAATGGTGAAAAAACCcaagttttcttcaaactttatgggttaTTTTCACTAATTTCCTTGAGTATTTTgagaaaacacaaaacatatgaattgaagcacatgtcaagggctttccaaattattctcaaccttctccaaattcattttgagctaggaattatgcttgttcaaagttaggctcatgaagtgaaattacaaGTCATGACCAACTTTGGTTTTGGTTATTTTTTGTGCAAAGGCCTACACTAATTGGTGCATCTACACTTCAAATATATCAGAAGATATTGGAGAGAATCGTTTGAATCATTTGCAT includes these proteins:
- the LOC131619079 gene encoding phosphoenolpyruvate carboxykinase (ATP) 1-like, translating into MSPTKDKAIMENIDDEGSVQTVKANTIDELHSLQRKKNVTPKAGSQVDLNTYSGEERHKQRLESISASLASLTRETGPKVVKGDPALRSETQRVAHVSHQRITPTIAVSDSALKFTHVLYNLSPAELYEQAIKYEKGSFITSTGALATLSGAKTGRCPKDKRVVKDDLTENDLWWGKGSPNIEMDEHSFMVNRERAVDYLNSLDKVFVNDQFLNWDLENRIKVRIVSARAYHSLFMHNMCIRPTPTELEEFGTPDFTIYNAGQFPCNRYTHYMTSSTSVDINLARKEMVILGTQYAGEMKKGLFSLMHYLMPKRKILSLHSGCNMGKDGDVALFFGLSGTGKTTLSTDQNRYLIGDDEHCWSEDGVSNIEGGCYAKCIDLSREKEPDIWNAIKFGTVVENVVFDDHFREVDYEDKSVTENTRAAYPIEYIPNVKLPCIGPHPKNVILLACDAFGVLPPVSKLSLSQTMYHFISGYTALVAGTEEGIKEPQATFSACFGAAFIMLHPTKYAAMLAEKMQNHGATGWLVNTGWSGGSYGSGNRIKLSYTRKIIDVIHSGSLLNVQYKKTVIFGLEIPTELEGVPSEILDPENTWSDKAAYKETLLKLAGLFKKNFETFTDYKIGEDNKLTEDILAAGPIF